The following coding sequences lie in one Plasmodium sp. gorilla clade G2 genome assembly, chromosome: 11 genomic window:
- a CDS encoding GPI-anchor transamidase, producing MEINILIYIFFFFVWERCVRGSVNFTGFDTKNMKGKYLEFEGKYKKEYIDSLFLEELRKNNYINNNVIALSTSRHYFNYRHTTNLLIAYKYLKNFGDTMDKNILLMIPFDQACDCRNIREGNIFREYELFPSIENKESMKESINLYDNLNIDYKNNNVRDEQIRRVLRHRYDAFTPKKNRLYSYDNNEKNLFIYMTGHGGVNFLKIQEFNIISSSEFNIYIQELLIKNLYKYIFVIVDTCQGYSFYDDILNFVNKKKINNIFFLSSSKRNENSYSLFSSSYLSVSTVDRFTYHFFNYLEQIHKLYEKEPYKNVKAFSLYNILNYLKTQYIISEPTTNNSKFNSSIFLHDKNILFFNSDLLVINKDHISINQDKQTYNDKYICLGNLSACGHIKNNVYKKMQTLYEQTLYYNNQEKFFSNDMSYFTDYFFFTYNIFNMYSFFILLLSLFFIMSSLLTYYIVFVTEKV from the coding sequence ATGgagataaatattttaatttatatattttttttttttgtgtgggAAAGATGTGTAAGGGGGTCTGTTAATTTTACAGGCTttgatacaaaaaatatgaaaggTAAATACTTAGAATTTGAAGGGAAgtataaaaaggaatatatagatagCTTATTTTTAGAagaattaagaaaaaataattatatcaaTAACAATGTTATAGCATTAAGTACATCAAgacattattttaattacaGACATACAACTAATTTATTGATTGCATATAAATATCTTAAAAATTTTGGTGATACAATGGataagaatattttattaatgatTCCATTCGATCAAGCTTGTGATTGTAGGAATATAAGAGAAGGTAATATCTTTCGagaatatgaattatttcCTAGTATTGAAAACAAAGAATCTATGAAAGAaagtataaatttatatgacaatttaaatattgattataaaaataataatgtaagaGATGAACAGATTAGAAGAGTACTCCGACATAGATATGATGCTTTTACacctaaaaaaaatagattatatagttatgataataatgagaaaaatttatttatttatatgactGGACATGGAGGTgtgaattttttaaaaattcaagaatttaatataattagtTCTTctgaatttaatatatatatacaagaattacttataaaaaatctttataaatatatatttgttattgtTGATACATGTCAAGGATATAGCTTTTATGATGATATTCtaaattttgtaaataaaaaaaaaattaataatatcttctttttatcatcttctaaaagaaatgaaaatagTTATAGCTTATTCTCTAGCAGTTATTTAAGTGTTTCAACTGTTGACCGATTTACATATCATTTCTTTAATTATCTTGAACaaatacataaattatatgaaaaagagCCATACAAAAATGTAAAagctttttcattatataacattttaaattatttaaaaacacaatatattatatcagaACCTACTACTAATAATTCTAAATTTAATTCTTCCATTTTTTtacatgataaaaatattctctTCTTCAATTCTGATTTATTagttataaataaagatcATATTTCTATAAATCAAGATAAACAAACATACAATGACAAATACATATGTTTAGGTAATTTATCTGCATGTggtcatataaaaaataatgtatataaaaaaatgcaAACTCTATATGAGCaaacattatattataataatcaagAGAAATTCTTTTCTAATGATATGTCTTATTTTAcagattattttttttttacatataatatatttaatatgtattctttttttatattattgctttctttatttttcatcATGTCTTCTCTtcttacatattatattgtttttgtAACAGAAAAAgtgtaa